The Xanthomonas sp. CFBP 8443 genome has a window encoding:
- the poxB gene encoding ubiquinone-dependent pyruvate dehydrogenase, translating to MARLLAETLHSAGVERIWGVTGDSLNGLTDALRQMDSIEWMHVRHEEVAAFAAGAEAALSGKLAVCAGSCGPGNLHLINGLFDCHRSHQPVLAIAAHIPSSEIGLGYFQETHPQELFRECSHYVELVTNPAQMPEVLHRAMRTAILKQGVAVVVIPGDVALQEVPKDTPTAWPALAPPRILPADADVERLAELLQASEATTLLCGSGCAGAHDELVALADLLGAPIVHALRGKEHVEWDNPFDVGMTGLIGFSSGYQAMLNCDTLLMLGTDFPYRQFYPKDAAIVQVDRDPSALGRRTPLQLGIAADVRETIAALLPKLQRREQRGFLDKSLAHYRKARAGLDDLAVAAAPGEPLHPQFVTRMIDALADEDAIFSCDVGTPTVWAARYLTMNGKRRLLGSFNHGSMANAMPQALGAQAQFPRRQVISLSGDGGFTMLMGDFITLAQLGLPVKVVVYNNGSLGFVAMEMKSAGYLDTGTDLSNPDFAAMSNAMGILGLRVDESAQLEPALRQAFAHPGPVLVDVRVATQELVIPPAIKLEQAKGMGLYLLRAVMSGRGDEVVELVKTNLR from the coding sequence ATGGCCCGCCTGCTCGCCGAAACCCTGCACAGCGCCGGGGTCGAGCGCATCTGGGGGGTCACCGGCGACAGCCTCAACGGGCTCACCGACGCCTTGCGGCAGATGGACAGCATCGAGTGGATGCACGTGCGCCACGAGGAGGTAGCCGCGTTCGCCGCTGGCGCAGAGGCGGCGCTGAGCGGCAAGCTCGCGGTCTGCGCCGGCAGCTGCGGCCCAGGCAACCTGCACCTGATCAATGGCCTGTTCGACTGCCACCGCAGCCACCAGCCGGTGCTGGCGATCGCCGCGCACATTCCGTCCTCGGAGATCGGCCTGGGCTATTTCCAGGAAACCCATCCGCAGGAACTGTTCCGCGAATGCAGCCACTACGTCGAGCTGGTCACCAATCCGGCGCAGATGCCGGAGGTGCTGCACCGGGCGATGCGCACCGCGATCCTGAAGCAGGGGGTGGCGGTGGTGGTGATTCCCGGCGACGTGGCGCTGCAGGAAGTGCCCAAGGACACGCCGACCGCCTGGCCGGCGCTGGCGCCGCCGCGGATCCTGCCGGCCGACGCCGACGTGGAGCGCCTGGCCGAGCTGCTGCAGGCGAGCGAGGCGACCACGCTGCTGTGCGGCAGCGGCTGCGCCGGCGCGCACGATGAACTGGTGGCGCTGGCCGACCTGCTCGGCGCGCCGATCGTGCATGCGTTGCGCGGCAAGGAACACGTGGAATGGGACAACCCGTTCGACGTCGGCATGACCGGGCTGATCGGTTTCAGCTCCGGCTACCAGGCCATGCTCAACTGCGACACGCTGCTGATGCTCGGCACCGATTTCCCGTACCGCCAGTTCTATCCGAAGGACGCGGCCATCGTGCAGGTCGACCGCGACCCGTCCGCGCTGGGCCGGCGCACGCCGCTGCAACTGGGCATCGCCGCCGACGTGCGCGAGACCATCGCCGCGTTGCTGCCGAAACTGCAGCGGCGCGAACAGCGCGGCTTCCTGGACAAGTCGCTGGCGCATTACCGCAAGGCGCGCGCAGGCCTCGACGACCTGGCCGTGGCCGCCGCGCCCGGCGAGCCGCTGCACCCGCAGTTCGTGACCCGGATGATCGATGCGCTGGCCGACGAGGATGCGATCTTCAGCTGCGACGTCGGCACGCCGACGGTGTGGGCGGCGCGCTACCTGACCATGAACGGCAAGCGCCGCCTGCTCGGCTCGTTCAACCACGGCTCGATGGCCAACGCGATGCCGCAGGCGCTGGGCGCGCAGGCGCAGTTCCCGCGGCGGCAGGTGATCTCGCTGTCCGGCGACGGCGGCTTCACCATGCTGATGGGCGACTTCATCACCCTGGCGCAGCTGGGCCTGCCGGTGAAGGTGGTGGTCTACAACAACGGCTCGCTCGGCTTCGTCGCGATGGAGATGAAGTCGGCCGGCTACCTGGACACCGGTACCGACCTGAGCAACCCGGACTTCGCGGCGATGAGCAACGCGATGGGCATCCTCGGCCTGCGCGTGGACGAATCGGCGCAGCTGGAGCCGGCGCTGCGCCAGGCCTTCGCGCATCCCGGGCCGGTGCTGGTCGACGTGCGCGTGGCCACCCAGGAGCTGGTGATCCCGCCGGCGATCAAGCTCGAGCAGGCCAAGGGCATGGGCCTGTACCTGCTGCGCGCGGTGATGAGCGGGCGCGGCGACGAGGTCGTCGAACTGGTCAAGACCAACCTGCGCTGA
- a CDS encoding low affinity iron permease family protein encodes MKPANLFNVVAKKASYAAGTPWTFCIALGIVVLWGASGPVFGFNDTWQLVINTGTTIITFLMVFLIQHTQNADTAAMQIKLDELIRVSAKANDELLDLEELDEKRLEEIRKQYEALAQKAGEALRSRGSNRRDPVDAKGPDDPDGD; translated from the coding sequence ATGAAACCAGCCAACCTGTTCAACGTCGTCGCCAAGAAGGCGTCGTATGCGGCCGGCACGCCGTGGACGTTCTGCATCGCGCTCGGCATCGTGGTGCTGTGGGGCGCCAGCGGCCCGGTGTTCGGCTTCAACGACACCTGGCAGTTGGTGATCAACACCGGCACCACCATCATCACCTTCCTGATGGTGTTCCTGATCCAGCACACCCAAAACGCCGATACCGCAGCGATGCAGATCAAGCTCGACGAGCTGATCCGGGTGAGCGCGAAGGCCAACGACGAACTGCTCGACCTGGAAGAGCTGGACGAGAAGCGGCTGGAAGAGATCCGCAAGCAGTACGAGGCGTTGGCGCAAAAGGCGGGAGAGGCGTTGCGCTCGCGTGGCTCGAATCGTCGCGACCCTGTCGATGCGAAAGGCCCGGACGATCCTGACGGCGACTGA
- a CDS encoding sigma-54 dependent transcriptional regulator, with translation MARILIVDDDTAFLSTLQATLRSFGHEVIAAADGEAGLARLREGGIDLAFVDFRMPGMDGIALMRARQAHAQAAAVPLVMLTAYASSSNTIEAMKLGAFDHLVKPVGRADIVAVVERALQAHAGSAAPPQAPAEDAGALLGHSAAMRTVHKRIGLAAASDLPVLISGETGTGKELVARALHHASARTGSFVAVNCAAIPIELMESELFGYRKGAFSGAVADRPGLIREADGGTLFLDEIGDMPLPMQAKLLRFLQEGEVSPLGGRGAQKVDVRVVAATHRELAQLVADGRFRSDLRYRLNVVPIELPPLRERGDDIVLLAQHFLEDGASAARTLSAAAQARLRAYPWPGNVRELRNAMQRCQVLVRTPTIEAHDLDEVLAGDGAGDAVAADAPALTLPDAVAQLEKRMIQAALAQAQGNRAEAARRLGIHRQLLYRKLDDYGLG, from the coding sequence ATGGCGCGCATCCTGATCGTCGACGACGACACCGCCTTCCTGAGTACGCTGCAGGCCACGCTGCGCTCGTTCGGCCACGAGGTGATCGCCGCTGCCGATGGCGAAGCGGGGCTGGCGCGATTGCGCGAAGGCGGCATCGACCTGGCCTTCGTCGATTTCCGCATGCCCGGCATGGACGGCATCGCGCTGATGCGCGCGCGCCAGGCGCACGCGCAGGCCGCCGCGGTGCCGCTGGTGATGCTCACCGCCTACGCGTCCAGCAGCAACACCATCGAGGCGATGAAACTCGGCGCGTTCGATCACCTGGTCAAGCCGGTAGGGCGCGCCGACATCGTCGCGGTGGTGGAGCGCGCGCTGCAGGCGCACGCAGGCAGCGCGGCGCCGCCGCAGGCGCCGGCCGAGGACGCCGGCGCGCTGCTCGGGCACAGTGCGGCGATGCGCACCGTGCACAAGCGCATCGGCCTCGCCGCGGCCTCCGACCTGCCGGTGCTGATCAGCGGCGAGACCGGCACCGGCAAGGAACTGGTGGCGCGCGCGCTGCATCACGCCAGCGCGCGGACGGGCTCCTTCGTCGCGGTCAACTGTGCGGCGATCCCGATCGAGCTGATGGAGAGCGAGCTGTTCGGCTACCGCAAGGGCGCCTTCTCCGGCGCCGTCGCCGATCGTCCCGGGCTGATCCGCGAGGCCGACGGCGGCACCCTGTTCCTGGACGAGATCGGCGACATGCCGCTGCCGATGCAGGCCAAGCTGCTGCGTTTCCTGCAGGAAGGCGAGGTATCGCCATTGGGCGGGCGCGGCGCGCAGAAGGTGGACGTGCGCGTGGTCGCCGCGACCCATCGCGAACTGGCGCAGCTGGTCGCCGACGGCCGCTTCCGCAGCGACCTGCGCTACCGGCTCAACGTGGTGCCGATCGAACTGCCGCCGCTGCGCGAGCGCGGCGACGACATCGTGCTGCTGGCACAGCATTTCCTCGAGGACGGCGCCAGCGCGGCGCGCACGCTGTCGGCTGCGGCGCAGGCGCGGCTGCGCGCGTATCCATGGCCGGGCAACGTGCGCGAGCTGCGCAACGCGATGCAGCGCTGCCAGGTGCTGGTGCGCACGCCGACGATCGAGGCGCACGACCTGGACGAGGTGTTGGCAGGCGATGGCGCCGGCGATGCGGTCGCCGCGGATGCGCCGGCGCTGACCCTGCCCGACGCGGTGGCGCAACTGGAGAAGCGGATGATCCAGGCAGCGCTGGCGCAGGCGCAGGGCAATCGCGCCGAAGCCGCGCGCCGGCTCGGCATCCACCGCCAACTGCTGTACCGCAAGCTCGACGACTACGGGCTGGGCTAG
- a CDS encoding HAMP domain-containing sensor histidine kinase — translation MPRSLLRQLLLIWIVILAACVGMAVVLFGLYRHSEGVRVGEAQARLQGDCTRIVQRYNGASAAARGSDGAGLAAVVLQLVLADAAGVEGGVWERQRGFLAYAYPTYDGSEHKTDVPTAEQNVIVATAQRSVADRQPAHYRRDGQRETLLIAACPLDRDSAAWTMTRVAATGEASAGRPLAVGMALILALAVVSAVALGWVVRRWSQRLQRIQQALATPAEVPSIPATGAPELDRLGAAVTDYAQRSAQALAEARRLGEELSRHERLAALGRMTATVAHEIRNPIATLRLALENQIAAGEGGFDEAQAQLMLAQIQRLDGVVESLLGMVQPIRLQRQTVALQAWLQDLLDPAEWAPLAAPIALQLAAAPAQWTLDPQQAARALHNLLRNALQHATPGTAVTLMVEADADLLRLTVANRGEPVPAPVAAHLFEPFASGRSDGNGLGLALVREIARAHGGQAHYAHHDGITSFILELPWRAS, via the coding sequence ATGCCCCGTTCGCTGCTGCGGCAACTGCTGCTGATCTGGATCGTCATCCTCGCCGCGTGCGTGGGCATGGCGGTGGTGCTGTTCGGCCTGTACCGGCACAGCGAGGGCGTGCGCGTGGGCGAGGCGCAGGCGCGGCTGCAGGGCGACTGCACGCGCATCGTGCAGCGCTACAACGGCGCCAGCGCGGCGGCGCGCGGCAGCGATGGCGCCGGCCTGGCCGCGGTGGTGCTGCAACTGGTGCTGGCCGACGCCGCGGGCGTGGAAGGCGGGGTCTGGGAGCGGCAGCGCGGCTTCCTCGCCTACGCCTATCCCACCTACGACGGCAGCGAACACAAGACCGACGTACCGACCGCCGAACAGAACGTCATCGTCGCCACCGCGCAACGCAGCGTGGCCGACCGCCAACCGGCGCACTACCGCCGCGACGGCCAGCGCGAGACGCTGCTGATCGCGGCCTGTCCGCTGGATCGCGACAGCGCGGCGTGGACCATGACCCGGGTCGCCGCGACCGGCGAGGCCTCGGCCGGACGTCCGCTGGCGGTGGGCATGGCGCTGATCCTGGCGCTGGCGGTGGTGTCGGCGGTGGCCCTGGGCTGGGTGGTACGGCGCTGGAGCCAGCGCCTGCAACGCATCCAGCAGGCGCTGGCGACGCCGGCGGAGGTGCCGTCGATACCGGCCACCGGCGCGCCGGAGCTGGACCGCCTGGGCGCGGCGGTTACCGATTACGCGCAACGCAGCGCGCAGGCCCTGGCCGAGGCGCGCCGGCTCGGCGAGGAACTGTCGCGGCACGAGCGGCTGGCCGCGCTCGGACGCATGACCGCGACCGTCGCCCACGAGATCCGCAACCCGATCGCGACCTTGCGCCTCGCGCTCGAAAACCAGATCGCCGCGGGCGAGGGCGGCTTCGACGAGGCGCAGGCGCAGCTGATGCTGGCGCAGATCCAGCGCCTGGACGGGGTGGTGGAAAGCCTGCTCGGCATGGTCCAGCCGATCCGCCTGCAACGCCAGACCGTGGCCTTGCAGGCCTGGCTGCAGGACCTGCTCGATCCGGCCGAATGGGCGCCGCTGGCGGCGCCGATCGCGTTGCAACTGGCGGCGGCGCCGGCGCAGTGGACGCTGGATCCGCAGCAGGCCGCGCGCGCCTTGCACAACCTGCTGCGCAACGCGCTGCAGCACGCCACGCCCGGCACCGCGGTGACGCTGATGGTCGAGGCCGATGCCGACCTGCTGCGGCTGACGGTGGCCAATCGCGGCGAACCGGTGCCCGCGCCGGTCGCCGCGCACCTGTTCGAACCCTTCGCCAGCGGCCGCAGCGACGGCAACGGCCTGGGCCTGGCGCTGGTGCGCGAGATCGCCCGCGCGCACGGCGGCCAGGCGCACTACGCGCACCACGACGGCATCACCTCCTTCATCCTGGAACTGCCATGGCGCGCATCCTGA
- a CDS encoding MFS transporter: MSALPAAVSGVRPRGTRALEALNFTLADVQDGLGPFLSVFLQSKGWSVAAIGSVMSVGGIAGMLATTPGGALVDATRRKRSIVVVGCTLILLASALLWWAPSFAGVVAAQVMTALAAAALGPALSGITLGLVRQAGFDHQIARNQVGSHAGNVVAAALAGLLGWKFGFGAVFALTGCFGVLAIASVLLIPRDAIDHRAARGLADAGVHGADHASGWSVLLTCKPLLVLATALALFHLGNAAMLPLYGMAVVAAHQGDPSALTATTIIVAQSTMVVASLPAMRLIRVRGHWWVMLLTFLALPLRGLIAASLIHSWGVFPVQILDGIGAGLQSVVVPALVARLLQGTGRVNVGQGAVMTVQGIGAALSPALGGWIAQDFGYRTAFLLLGGVSLLSLALWVGFRKQLLPVAGMPAADVAAAPAPA, encoded by the coding sequence ATGAGCGCGCTGCCGGCCGCAGTGTCCGGCGTCCGCCCGCGCGGCACGCGTGCGCTGGAGGCGCTGAACTTCACCCTGGCCGACGTGCAGGACGGGCTCGGCCCGTTCCTGAGCGTGTTCCTGCAATCCAAGGGCTGGTCGGTGGCGGCGATCGGCTCGGTGATGAGCGTGGGCGGCATCGCCGGCATGCTCGCGACCACGCCCGGCGGCGCGCTGGTCGATGCGACCCGGCGCAAGCGCAGCATCGTGGTGGTCGGTTGCACGCTGATCCTGCTGGCCTCGGCGCTGCTGTGGTGGGCGCCGAGCTTCGCCGGTGTGGTGGCCGCGCAGGTGATGACCGCGCTCGCCGCCGCGGCGCTGGGTCCGGCGCTGTCGGGCATCACCCTGGGGCTGGTGCGACAGGCCGGGTTCGATCACCAGATCGCGCGCAACCAGGTCGGCAGCCATGCCGGCAACGTGGTTGCGGCAGCGCTGGCCGGCCTGCTCGGCTGGAAATTCGGCTTCGGCGCGGTGTTCGCGCTGACCGGTTGCTTCGGCGTGCTGGCGATCGCCTCGGTGCTGCTGATCCCGCGCGATGCGATCGACCATCGTGCCGCGCGCGGCCTGGCCGATGCCGGCGTGCACGGCGCGGACCACGCCAGCGGCTGGTCGGTGCTGCTGACCTGCAAGCCGCTGCTGGTGCTGGCGACGGCGCTGGCGCTGTTCCACCTGGGCAATGCGGCGATGCTGCCGCTGTACGGCATGGCCGTGGTCGCCGCACACCAGGGCGATCCCAGTGCGCTGACGGCCACCACGATCATCGTCGCGCAATCGACGATGGTGGTGGCCTCGCTGCCGGCGATGCGCCTGATCCGCGTGCGCGGGCACTGGTGGGTGATGCTGCTGACCTTCCTGGCGCTGCCGCTGCGCGGCCTGATCGCGGCCAGCCTGATCCACAGCTGGGGCGTGTTCCCGGTGCAGATCCTCGACGGGATCGGCGCCGGCCTGCAGAGCGTGGTGGTGCCGGCGCTGGTGGCGCGGCTGCTGCAGGGCACCGGCCGGGTCAACGTCGGCCAGGGCGCGGTGATGACCGTGCAAGGCATCGGCGCGGCGCTGAGCCCGGCGCTGGGCGGCTGGATCGCGCAGGACTTCGGCTACCGTACCGCGTTCCTGCTGCTCGGCGGCGTCTCGCTGCTGTCGCTGGCGCTGTGGGTGGGCTTCCGCAAGCAGTTGCTGCCGGTGGCCGGGATGCCGGCGGCGGACGTTGCGGCAGCGCCAGCGCCGGCATGA